The following nucleotide sequence is from Dyella sp. BiH032.
ATCGGCGAAGGGCGGATCGAGGACACGCCCAAGGGCACCGATGCCACCATCACCCTGGGTAACGCCTTCGACCTGCGGGCCGAGCGCGAGCGCACCGAATTCAAGGTGGACACGACCGCCCGCTCGATGGACGAAGCCTTCCGCATCACGCTGACCAATGCGAGCGACACGGCACGCACGGTCACCGTCCGCGAACATCCCAGCCGCTGGCGGGAGTGGACGCTGACCTCGTCCAGCCAGAAGCCGTCGGAACAGAAGCCGGACCTGCTGGAGTTCCGCGTGGAGGTGCCGGCCGGCGGCAAGGCGACGCTCGACTACGCCGTACGCTATCGCTGGGCCGAAACCGACCAGCCGCAATAAGCGCGAACGTACGCCGGCAGTGCCCGCGAGTTTGCTACGCTCGCGGGCCTCACTTCATCGCCAGGGGCGCAGCCATGCTCACTATCGTCCAGCACGACGCGATCGCGGAGATCAATCTCGCGCGCCCGCCGGTCAATGCCCTGAATCTCGAGCTGCTGCAGGCGATCCAGGACGGCATGGCCGGCGCGATCGATGGCGGCGCGCGGGGCATCGTCCTGTCCGGCGCATCCGGCATGTTCTCCGCGGGCGTGGACGTTCCCGCCCTGCTCGGCCAGGACCGTGCCGGCGTGCGTGCCTTCTGGCGTTCGTTCTTCGCCACCTGCTCCGCCATCGCCATGTCGCCCGTGCCGGTGGTGGCGGCCATCACCGGCCATGCCCCAGCCGGCGGCGCCGTGCTCTCGCTGTTCTGCGACTACCGGGTGATGGCCGAGGGCCCGTTCCGCATCGGCCTGAACGAGGTGCAGGTCGGGTTGATCGTGCCCGATTGCATCCAGCTTGCCCTGCGCCGCGTGGTCGGCCCCTACCGGGCCGAACGGCTGCTGGTGGCCGGTGCGATGATCGAGGCGCAGCAGGCGCTGGCTTACGGCTTCGTGGACGAACTGACGGGTGTGGACCAGGTGACCACGCGCGCCCTGCACTGGCTCAACGAGCTCCTGGCTTTGCCGTCCGAGGCGATGCTGGCCACGCGCCGGCTGGCTCGTGCCGATCTCACCGAGGTCTGGAAGGATCCGGACGCGCTGCCGATCGACAGCTTCGTCGACGCCTTCTTCAGCGCCGAAACCCAGGCCGTGCTGCAGCAGTTGGTGGCGCGCTTGAAGAAGAAGCCATAACCGCGGCAAGCCACGCTGCACGGAACGAAGCGACGCTCCCGCGGTTGCTCATATCGACGCGCCGGACATAGACGCCACGCGCGTCGCTGCCGTGCATTGCGCGACCGCGCTTCAACCCGTTTCGACCGGGCGCTCCGGATCGCTCACCCAGCCGCTCCACGACGGCGCATATAGGCGCGAACCCGTCAGCCCCGCGTGTTCCATCGCGAGCAGATTGTGGCAGGCGGTAACGCCGGAGCCGCACATGTGCACGACCTGCGCCGGCGGCGTGGCGCCCAACAATGCCATGAACTCCCGACGCAACTCATC
It contains:
- a CDS encoding enoyl-CoA hydratase/isomerase family protein; translation: MLTIVQHDAIAEINLARPPVNALNLELLQAIQDGMAGAIDGGARGIVLSGASGMFSAGVDVPALLGQDRAGVRAFWRSFFATCSAIAMSPVPVVAAITGHAPAGGAVLSLFCDYRVMAEGPFRIGLNEVQVGLIVPDCIQLALRRVVGPYRAERLLVAGAMIEAQQALAYGFVDELTGVDQVTTRALHWLNELLALPSEAMLATRRLARADLTEVWKDPDALPIDSFVDAFFSAETQAVLQQLVARLKKKP